AGACTTTTAATTCAGGCTCTTCGAGTTGGTCCTCTGGGATAAAAGACACGGTTGGAAGAAGGCACTTTCCCCAGGGTCCGCGCGAAGAAATCAGAACGAGTAGCTCCCTTGCGCTTGAATAAAGAATGTTTGCGCCCGTCACAGCCATGGATTTGAGCAAAAATTCCTCGTCCTTGGGTTTTTCGCCGGCCCATTCAAAGGAGCCAAAGGCCGCCAGTTCGTATTCATAAAAAAGTTTGTCCGTCCCCGAGGCCTCTTCGGATTTTATTCTCAGCATGACCGAACACTTTGTAAGATCTTCACTGAATGATGGCTTAGCCCTTATGATCTGAAGATCTGGCATCCTCGGTTCATCGCTGCCTTCCTTGGTGAAGGCCTTGAAGTACATCAAGGGGAAAAACAAATTTCTCAATTTGATGGGCGCTTTCACGGCATCCAGTTTTGTGACCTTACTTTTTATCGAAGACATGGTTGCCCTCTTCCTCAGGAAATAATCTCCCGCCTCGCATGAATGATCGGTCAGGCGGCCAATACCTTATCCTTCCGGTTGTCGGGGGAATACCACTCCTTGATCCCATCCCCCGAAGTGCGAAACGGCCAGGAAGGCGTCTCAAGGCTGCTATCCTGGAGCGACCACTTCGACTCTTCCTCTTCCTGTGCGGGGATTACGGATATCCTCACTACCGCTCCGATCGCCCGGCTGACTTCGATTAGGGTCTTCATCGTAAAGTTTTTTGAAACGTTATCGTTAAAAAACTTGCTTATATAAGCTTCGGATACGTTCATGGATTCGGCGAGATATTTCTGGGATAGGCCCTTCTCTTCCATTAGGGCCGAGATCTCGCTCAAAAACTGGAGCCGTAAATCCTCCATCCAGTAATCGTGGTGTCGCCTCGCTTCTTCATAAATTCTTTTAAACTTGCTACCTGGTTTTGCCATGATCATCACCCATTCAAAAAAAGAGTTTTATCCTGTTGGGCTTCAAAGTATTTTTCTCGGTGCAGTAGGGCCTTTCTGATTTGCCGTTGAGGGGTTTTAGAACTCTTCTTTTCAAACCAGTGAGTACAGATAATAATTCGTTCCTTGTCAAAAAAATACATCAATCTGTATTTGCCCGAACTGATCTGCCATATTCCGTTCTCAACATAGTGGTGAACAGGTGAACCCTTGGGCAATTTCCCCTCAACAAGATATTCCAGCCTTTTGGTCATGGTTCGTCTTGTTGTTGCGTCGTACTGATTTACAGCATTTAACGCTTCCAGCAAATCCCCAACGCTGCATGACCCATCCTCGTTCACAAGGGCATAAGCGCGAAATTCGCCCTCGAAAAGCAGGGTATACTCTCTCATGACTTAACTTCCATGTTAAGTCGCATTATGACACTATCCCCCAAAGGTTGTCGGGAGTCAAGGGGGGAGTATTTCTTCGCTGCGGAATCACTTTTTCGAAGCAAAACGACCCCTTGCACCATCGACACGGTCCCCCGTTAAAACGCCCCGGGACGAAGTGGTCTGAACAGAGAGAGGGGGGGTAGGCTTCGCACCGAAGGGGGCGTAATGTTTTGTGTAAAGTCCACTGTCGGGGCTGAGTTCTAGTGTTTCTGTTTCATTCTGTCCCCGAAGTATATCATCAGGTCTTCCGGCATCAGTGCCCAGTTTGGTATGGGTTGGGCCCATTTTTCACTGACCCTCATGGTAGTAAGGATATAGCATTTTCATCAGGGCGCCTTCTTCAACTGCCTGTGGAAGTTCTCCGCCGCACGACTTCCGGTTCACGCACTTTCCGTCCACGCCTTTGGTCTTCCCGCCTTCCGCCTTGCATTTTGCATTGAAGAGCAATAAAATTACTCGTAAATGGGAAATTAG
This genomic stretch from Thermovirga sp. harbors:
- a CDS encoding type II toxin-antitoxin system RelE/ParE family toxin, whose translation is MREYTLLFEGEFRAYALVNEDGSCSVGDLLEALNAVNQYDATTRRTMTKRLEYLVEGKLPKGSPVHHYVENGIWQISSGKYRLMYFFDKERIIICTHWFEKKSSKTPQRQIRKALLHREKYFEAQQDKTLFLNG
- a CDS encoding helix-turn-helix transcriptional regulator, with the protein product MIMAKPGSKFKRIYEEARRHHDYWMEDLRLQFLSEISALMEEKGLSQKYLAESMNVSEAYISKFFNDNVSKNFTMKTLIEVSRAIGAVVRISVIPAQEEEESKWSLQDSSLETPSWPFRTSGDGIKEWYSPDNRKDKVLAA